Genomic window (Nymphaea colorata isolate Beijing-Zhang1983 chromosome 1, ASM883128v2, whole genome shotgun sequence):
TCCTAAGAATGAAAATGACAGAAAAGTGATCATATCAGGCACGTTCATTTCCAGCTAAAAGATCCTATAGTGCTCTACAATCAGAAGCAACATGCTTGaacaaattgatatttttgttcTGGGTTACAAATCCACAATTAAGCAAAGGAAAGTAGCCCAAAATGCTTGTCAGCAAAAATCTTAATTACGATGATGCATGCAATCAATACCAAAAGCATACCAATGTCAGCAGCCACACGATGTGCGCACATTATCCCAGAAAATGCTACAGATATTACCCCTTGTCCAGGAAAGCAGCTATCTCCAACACAGTAAAGCCCTTCTACAGCCTACATTTTGAGGAAGCATAGGTTTCTCAAATTTTTGACAATGCAGTTGTCAACTGACAATATAAACCTAAAAATGGTCATGTTTTGCTCTTCTAGGTCACCAAACTTACTGTCGTATTGAAAGGCATCCCCAACAGGCCTCTAGGAGTCCTCCGAGGCATTGGACCATAGGTGCCATCATCACGAGCCAGATACCTCCTATGTGTTTTTGGTGTGCCAATCTGCCATGCATGTGTATCATGTGATGTCATAGACAAATATAAATGTTAAAAGTTTGAGGAGAAAAAGGCAGTACTTTCTGATGTCATAATAATGCTTGCTGTTTGTCAGAACCATGTTTTACCAGCATGTTACTAAGATAAGGCACTAAGAAGCTTTTCATACAACGTCATCTTCAATTAACCATTTGGAGAGAAGTCATATCTCTTGTTTTATCTGCTCTGTCTCTTTTCTTAATTCCATAGTAGTTGTTTATgtaacaaacaaacaaaaagaactGACTAGAGAATGTCACAAAATGATCTGTGCATGTATGGCATCAACTGTGCACAAGTAGAGACATGTTCACATGATACATGTGCAAGAGAATAGGAGAAAGAGGCACCAATGGCTTGGACAAGAAAAAGATGTAGGTGATACGAGAAAGACAAGTCAACATTATTTGTCATTTGCAGCAGGAAGGATGAAGACAACGACCCAAGGAAGATGGGATAAGGCTCCTTGTAGGTGGAAGTTGTTTATAATCCTATCAACACTCAGAAATAAAATGATAGGATACAGTGGCTCAAGTAACTTTTCAACCACAAGCAAGAGGCTAATGCCAGCTAGGAGAAACAAATCTATTACCTCTTTAAAAACTATGGATTGCTTTAGGCCTGGAAAGAGTTTATTTTCAAGTCGTCCAATGATTTTGTCTCCTATAACCTCCTTTTTTGCTTCATACTCAGTCGGTGAAAGGCCCTGGTCCAATTGAGATATTGTTATAATCAACACAAGAAATATGGACACAGTCATTAAAGTAAGACAGTTTAAAAAACAGTTTATTTTAGCCAccaaaaaattatatgaaacACCTTCCAGTCTTCTATAGAAGACGTGGTGAAGATATGAAGAATATGACACCCATCTGGGGCTAATGATGGATCAAGAACAGTTGGGATACTCAAAAATATGCTTCCATATGGCTCCTCCAAGTTGGTCCAGTCATCCTGCTAAGTCAGAATCAGATAGCTTTTAGAAATTTCCTTAGTTTTagattgtttcaaaattttatgttcttgCATAACCAACAACATTTTAATAACCTCGAGGATAAAGTTATGGCATTCTGTGCCCGGTGGCAAGACATCTGCCTTGACTCCCAAGTGAATGGACAGGAACGAAGGTGCCTTAACATAAACCTTCTGGaagttttgttcttcttttggaAGATCAGTAGCTTTCAAAAGTTTCCCTGTACCAGGTCACAAGCAATATATAAACTTTCAGGACTGGTACCTCTAAAGATACATATGTTTAAAGAAGCTTTTGGAACATGGCAGGAAGAGAAAATGGTTCCATGACTATGTTCACAATTTTTTACTACTACATCATCTCATGCAAAATCTAGAAATGGAAAAGTTGAGATTCTTGAGATGGTTATAATGAGTACAGCTGTATGAAAGACCTTCCAATATGTTTGCCTTTCCATGAATCATCTTAGCATGATCAataacatctctctctttctctctctcttgcttatACATCACATTTTGGATCCAGTTTTTCAGATCCCTTTCCTTAGGATCCACAAACCACGGATAACATGGATAAAGAAGATGGTGGTGGAACAGTCCCAGTtgggattatatatatatatacatatatagccAAATGTTCCTGGATGGCTAAAGATTTAAAAAGTGTGGCTAAATGTACCATAAAACGCTGCTAACAACACTATAAGCCTTTGCTATACCATAAACTATGGCTCCTGCTTCTATTGCATGGTATCTAGccaactgatttcaattcctctctctcattctcactctcactctctttctctctgtatctatatgtatatatgtatatatatatataattctctGATTCATACTTTTACAGAAATAAAGTAATCATTTTCTAGCCCATCATGTTTTGATGCATCAAGATTCAAGAGCTGCCGATTTTTTTAGCTTTGATTTTCCTTCTTACACATTAAAATAATGTGATTCGAAACATGTTATTTGCTCACTAAACTGTGTAGAACTGTAGATCACACCTATCAAATTATTATGAAcactttttcatttaattggatGATTTTAAGGCCAGGAATACCGAAGCACATCATCCAATCTCTGGGTATGTATATTGTGTGTATATATCTAAGTCTGTTATAGGGTTCAAACTCTGCATTCCCCTTCATTATGATAAACTGACCTAAAAAATTGCTTGAAAAATGCTACTATCACGAAAAATGCTACTATCACCTctaaagatgcaaagaatgaaaatgaaatgaatatcAGGGTTAGGGATGTAAACAGCTCAGATTCAACTTGGATCCACTGTCACCCAATTTGACTTAATTGACCCTTTTTAATCAATGGACTTTCACTTAGTATTCAGACATGAATTcctgaaaccaaatccaaatccaacaaggGTATGCTCCAAACACTACATGCACTCACATTGGATCTTTATTGGATCCCATTTCAGATTCAGTCACCTAAAGCGTATCAAGTCCAAATCTGATTGGGACTCTGATCCATTCTGCTTTACCAAATCCAATTAAATGGTTCCAATTTCAGGATAGTACTTGGATCTTACCAAccagttgacatccctaatcagGTTAAGCAGAGCTTCTGAATGTCAAGAAATAAACCTGACAAACCAATTCCTTTTAAGAATATGAAAGACATTTAAACGAACTAAAGGATATTAGCACATTTAAGTTCTAAAGTTACCAAAAGTGTCCCATCTAGTTGCATTTGATATTACTGTCTTAGCAAAGAACTTTCTCCCATCTGATAGATGGACTCCTACCTgcaatgaataaagaaatctatTTTCAGTAACACATACTGCATGCCTCTCCTAATTCATAGCTAAGTCGGAGAAACAAAAACTCACAGCTTTTCCATTATCAAGAATGACACTTGTTACGTTTGCTTTATATTGTATTTCACTGCCTTTGTCAACTAGACCCTTAGCCAGTGCTTTTGCTATTTCCCCCACACCACCAACTGGATAGTTAATCCCTCCAAAGTGCCGATCGCATAAAACCTGTTGGCATATGAATACAGCATTCAGAAAAGAATAAATCAAAAACTTGCTTTAAGTGATGttcagaagaaaaataaaattatttaacaaataTTCCAAAGAATAGTTCTGAGTGCTAACCATGCTTGCATTGATCATTGGTGTTTGCAGAGCATTGACAGTGCTCACTATGAAACACTGCAGGACATGTACAAGTTCCATTATCTTTACATTCAGTAATTTCTTGTGCAAGTTGCAATCTTTACAGTAGACAACGTACTAATGAAAGCATCAAACCTCAACATCAATAAAAGACAATAACCGTGGATCCTTTATGAACTTTCGAGCTATATCTCCCGCATTCTGGGGCAAAAAATATGCTGAAAAAGCATCCAAACATACTTATTAGTTACTAATTGACAGCCCAATCCTTCGCTTTATTGTTTATTAAGATGACCTGTCCACAATATAAAATAGTAAAatcaaatgattgaaaatattCAATTATAAAATTCATGCCACAAACTAAAGATCTCATTTTCTCAATGCAAGTCTTAAAATGTAAAGAATCAGACCACACATATACTATAATTACCAAGAGTTAAGCACTCAAAGGGCTTCTTAAAGAATTGTCCGAAAAGGTAAATTGGCTCCTCAAGTGATTTTAGCTCTAGGGAGTTCAGAGCATTGAAGATCTACAAATAAGATAAAGAATTGCTAAGTAAttgatttttaagaaaagaaatttcagCAACAGCATGTAACAAACCTTCCAGCATTCACCATAAAATTTGTTGATTCCTTCTTTTTCATGAGGAAAATGGTTTGTGAGTTCTGCAATGAAGTCGCCAAACTCTCTATGTGCACGAACCGAGAGACCATCTGGTAAATGAAAATGCACAGTGGTCGGATCTGGTATTACCTGCAGTTTGCACCCAACAGCTTCCAGCGCTTGTGTAATTAGATTTAGGTTTCCCTGTGTCCATGTACATGATGAGAAGTTAGAAAGCAATTATTGCTTGGAAAAAACCATACATTCTTCACACCCTTCCTCCTGAGAAGGAAAATTCCATAATTTGGAAGTTGGAAGCAAAGAGTTTCTCTGCAAAGGGAGAACAACACAaacatggaaagaagaaaataagagtACAGAGCACCCTAAAACTGATAGATTTTATGAGGACTGAATCAGTGAATTGTTTTTCTGTTTAATAAAATGAGATTTCCAACTTTTCAATCCTATATGTTCCTACTGCTGCTTGCCTCAAGGCACGAACCATGAAAGGTATTAAAAACTAACAGCTTTGTTTGCCTCCTCCAATTTATTTATTGCCATTAACTCATCTAGACAATAGTGCAGTCTGACCATGTCCGCCCATCTGGATCAGTTTGAAGATCATTTTGGAAGTGATCAGCCACCACTAACTCGAGACTTAAAGTAAGTGAAGGCAAGGGGTAGGATTGTACAATGAGATGCAAAGAAATTTGTCCACTTCCTCAATTCGCCCCTTAGTTCGTCTTCTCAACGTGTTGCCATATAACATGTTTATATAACTCAGGaaaatttgatttgagaaaCCATAGGCATAGTTACGGCAACACTGAAGAAACTCCGTGCTcttaaacattatttaagtaaacaTGAGCGACCGAGTGGGTGAGTATGagtgtgtaagagagagagagaggtatcaATGCGATAAGATTGTTACTTTCCAACATATTTTGCTAAAATTTCACATATTTAAAACCTCAAAATTTTCCCAGTTTTCCCCATTTAAAGATGTAAGCTTTTCATTCATCCAAGAAAAGTTCATCGAAGTATTCCCAATATTATACTTGTGACACTACCAGTATCGAAAGCTCTTTTACCAATCCAATATCCATTCTTCAAGTCTCGACAAGTAGTTTCCAACACACACTAAGAATTACTATCGCTACTGAATACGCAATAGATGAATTATTGGTAAAATTCAGTGCCCAATCTGTAGCTGGATCAGCCACCACAAGTAAAAGAATGCATAAATTTGTCACGAATTCAGTTattatgaaaattgaatgacTAAATTCCACTTAAATTTCAGCAAATGATGAATGAAGAATCCATTCTTTTTTGCTCCAAAAACTGAAAGTAAAGAAAGACCCGACAGTTATACCTTATCGCTAAAACCAAACATCACAGAAGACCCGACGTCGAACGTGTAGCCATCCCTCTGGTAATACCCCGAGCTCCCTCCCGGGATTACGTACTTCTCCAGCACTAACACCTTAGCTCCCTTCACCGCTAGCTGCGTCGCGGCGACGAGGCCGCCGATTCCCGACCCGATTACGATGGCGTCGTACTCTCCGTCCTTAACCCCCGACCCCACCGCAGGCGCCACAGCCTTTTCCCCGACGACGCTCAGTGCCTTCGATTCCACGTGAAGGCCCCTCCTCACCTTCCTCCAGAAGAACGCCTGTTTCCCATTTCTCTCGGTGACGGGTTGGCAGGTTAGGATTCCGGCGCCGGCTACCAAAGGGAGTTTTATCCCTAAATTTCGGCAAGACGGAAGGACGCCGGAGACGGAGGACGGGAGGGAATGGGACATTTTTGGAATTACGAGCTCTGTAGAGGGACTGAGATAGAAAATGGAGGGAAGCGCTGGATGGGCTAAGGATGACGACGACAACCACAACAAAATGCCGTTAACCATCCCTCCTCCTACGGGTCGGATACGATTTTGATTGCATAAATTGTGATCCGGTCTAAAACAAAAAGCTATTTTGTTCATCAATTATAGTGTTTTAGCAGACTCAGAATCTGATTTTAGTTTCATTCTATGTTTTTCATCGTAAATGATCCCATTGAATGGCATTGCAAGGGGGTGAAAAGTTTGGAAGAAATTGTTTAACGTAAccaaaattacaaattttccttttatttatatCATAGATAAAATACTAACTATGCGAGTTCAAATTTATCTAGATGTTGCcgatgattaaaaattaaaaaactgttGTAGTATTATTAAAAACAGTTAACCCCAAAGCATTAGAGATGGTTTAATTATGATGTAATAACAGTTTATAGTGTTTTGAGTAATAGTTTAAGGTACTTTCAGcaacttattttaatttttaactatctATCATTCCCTAATTCTTCatagatttaaattttaattcgTTTGATGCAAGATGTTGTCAGATggtcaaaaaataaatatattacaCTAAAAACAGTTGTCATAAGAGCATTAGAGACATTAAATGATGCAGCATAATTGTTCATGGTGCACACTAGAGTACCCGGCCCGATAATATATCGGACCAGTTCAGGTCGGCTCGACGGAACTCGATTCGATTcgataaattttaattattatttatattttattactaatatatattttattattaaaatattttttatattaaaaaatttattttatatttttttattttaaccgaaCCTGCAGACCTACTAAATATGGGAACAGAACATCATTCCACTAGTCGATTGATGACGGGTTTCCAACGTGTTGGTGCACCTGTAATCCTGTACTACCTACGCTCATGGATCATAGCGTGAGAATCATATGCATGATAATGCTATCAAAATCGGGCTTTGGATCCAATCAAACAACTAATAAGTTTTAAATTTGATTGCTAAAGTTTATATTACAAATTTTGCCAGCCCATAATATAAAATcaagataaaaataatttaaaacaataagaaaCATGGCACCATGAAATCGACCCATATTAAATCAAATCGTCTTGCCAATCTGGATGACATTGGTTATATTAAATACAATTTAATATATAAGATGGTTATTAGAGGGGCATTtgatgtttttgaaattttgattcaaaatgaaaatgctagaatcataattccttctcaaactaaaatgaaatcaaaattccaggtctcattttttttaattctgaaaacaaaatgccttgtttgtttaatagtttcaatttctgaaaatttgagcatttttattctaaaattccatgattctgGGTATATTTGATTCACTTGGAATCAATAGACTCTTAGAACTattgttctcattttttaaaaatgagaattatgtttatgaaacaaaaaattttaatccTACAATTATAAGCTCGTGAAATTGTGATTccaaaattctcaaactttttttatctctctttggGGCAGAAGGCATAATAGCTTTAATTAATGAATTCTACAATTTTAAttcctttttcatcaaacgagttatttttcattctggaatcaaattttcataactAAGCAAAATTGGAACTGtgattttcatgacaatttcaatttgatgtgaaattttgaacaatgaaaaaaatcaaaatttcaaagcaTCAAACGCCCGGCCTTATAGTCACAAATGTTTCTTGGATTTAGGTAGTTTTGGTCCTTGTATCATATAGATCTCAAAGCAAAGTTCATGACCCGATCTTCTTCTAATGGGACTTGTTCACCCTGGATCCGGTCgatgaaaaattatgtttgaaAAGCCCAAAGTTGATCTCGTAAACCCAACTCCTTACCGAGTCCAATTTGAGGACCATGTAGCTCAAGTCCCAGATCCAAACTGGCTGACCCAAATCCAGATAACAAAATTACCCGGTGCAGGTCTGAAGCGGAGCAGATGGGATCCGGAGATATCGGGTAAGCTTGAACGCATCGGATTCAGAACCGTTTTGTCAGTATCATTTCATCTGCAACGCAGAGCCTAGATGGgtttatattgtttattgcctaaaattcaatttaaactATTTTCCattacttttaaaatataaaaaataaaaaataccatAGTAAGTCACAATACATATTTGGGTCGATATCATACCAACATCAAGTGTTTTCAAGAAGGTGTTTGATTAActttggatttaaaatctctGAATCCGATGTGTGACTTATGTGTTGTGCTTTTAttgatatgaaaaatattgatagATAGTTtaacaaactaaagatctttAATCCCACTTTAAGAACTACGTttgagatttttattttattttttggctaacaaattagtttatatatatatatatatatcgagatcGGATATCGACAACGTTGGTCAAACGTGGATGTTGATGGAGAAGTGGAAATggggaggaaggaagaagaaggagaggaagagcaTCGTCGTTCTTGACTTCTTTTCTGGAGTTGCACTTCGTTTACCGGTCGTCCACGGTCCACCGATGgcccctcttctctctctctccccctcatataaaatgggaagaaagagagaaggatcCGCACCCACCCTCGCATAACCAAAAGGGAAGGAATCCCCATCCCCAACTCCTTcacgttttcctttttcctctttctctttcttgtctgtctgtctgtctctcgcTTTCGATCTCAACTGCGTAGTTGAGTTGGTTAGGATTGATTCATATTCTTCTCCATTATTGAATTACGAGAGACGCTGACTGAGtaaggagaggagaggagaagaggacCACCCACTcgattgctctctctcttttttctcgtTTCAGAGAAAGGGAAGCAAGGAGAGGAGAAACAGGGAGGAACCGTTCTGTTGGGTGGTTTTGTGGGGAGGGCACGATGTTTAACGGAATGATGGATCCGGAGATCATGAAAATGGCTCAGGAACAACTGAGCAGGATGCCTCCTGGTGAATTGGCTAAACTCCAACAGCAGGTTTTGATTTcgtctcttccttttcttctttccttgtttctttctcctctttcttttaatttttcctgATCTCTGATGATCCGGCTAAGCGAGCGTTGAATGGTCgtgatcttttttctttgtgaaggACGATTTTCTGACGCTTTTCTGTTGTTCAGGCGTTGATGGGTCTCGAATTGTGTCGGAAACTTGATTTTGCATCCAATTGCACCTTGTTAATATGGGATTTTGGCGAATTTTGTGAGGGTTTTTTATCGTCGCTTGTGAGTTCGGGATTTGGGGCTCTTGATTGATCGATTTTAGCTTTTGAATGTGCTCGATTTTGAAGGTCTAACTGACTGTTGTCGTTGCGATCTCGTTTTCTCTGGTAGAGGTGGTTGACAGCAATTGGCCCTTTTCTTGTGGGTTGTGAGGGGAATTTGAGTTTTTCAGGGCATTGAGCATCAAAGTCAATGCTATGTCTACCCTTTTGGTGGCATTGAACTATGAACTCCGAACTTTTATGGTTTCTGGAGATG
Coding sequences:
- the LOC116254200 gene encoding prolycopene isomerase, chloroplastic; amino-acid sequence: MSHSLPSSVSGVLPSCRNLGIKLPLVAGAGILTCQPVTERNGKQAFFWRKVRRGLHVESKALSVVGEKAVAPAVGSGVKDGEYDAIVIGSGIGGLVAATQLAVKGAKVLVLEKYVIPGGSSGYYQRDGYTFDVGSSVMFGFSDKGNLNLITQALEAVGCKLQVIPDPTTVHFHLPDGLSVRAHREFGDFIAELTNHFPHEKEGINKFYGECWKIFNALNSLELKSLEEPIYLFGQFFKKPFECLTLAYFLPQNAGDIARKFIKDPRLLSFIDVECFIVSTVNALQTPMINASMVLCDRHFGGINYPVGGVGEIAKALAKGLVDKGSEIQYKANVTSVILDNGKAVGVHLSDGRKFFAKTVISNATRWDTFGKLLKATDLPKEEQNFQKVYVKAPSFLSIHLGVKADVLPPGTECHNFILEDDWTNLEEPYGSIFLSIPTVLDPSLAPDGCHILHIFTTSSIEDWKGLSPTEYEAKKEVIGDKIIGRLENKLFPGLKQSIVFKEIGTPKTHRRYLARDDGTYGPMPRRTPRGLLGMPFNTTAVEGLYCVGDSCFPGQGVISVAFSGIMCAHRVAADIGLEKRSPVLDAGLLSLLRWFRTLA